Proteins from a single region of Argiope bruennichi chromosome 6, qqArgBrue1.1, whole genome shotgun sequence:
- the LOC129973037 gene encoding gamma-2-syntrophin-like gives MAQVKVGMVMVSDGKSRPQPMRLQLSSNMLVLQKEEMVPVGLPSTPANPAISLDSSDAQERIVKVIRQEPGGLGLSIKGGAENKLPILISRIFKDQAADQTGDLFVGDAILMVNDISLENVKHDDAVNVLRTAGDEVTLRVKHCRAALPFLAKTFQRPKERPVSGEDPTYKLKDEDDWKVGQKSPKTPQGASKMERRWVDVMTIHLLMAYLTRYMLDTDKLRPNAFEIRSQEGKPSAVVHCDDANMLSEWIKHISTNILQLTAQQIKTFNESLPQPDQILYMGWVSEGASAPQPWYKWQPRFLALKGAELYIFDTPPSNVQSLSSCPNVFKVYQAMLKILKDTELLDERQHCFMLHTGVSDTHYMCAETKNELLRIENGWHRATYNAVTRLGSKTFSVLYKSKTGGLTLDWNMGFALYDTESKCYAWRYKFSQLKGSSDDGKTKLTLNFQDPEKKEIESEEVECQVLSSLLYCMHAFLTAKVASVDPAFLRTT, from the exons ATGGCTCAA GTGAAGGTTGGTATGGTAATGGTCAGTGATGGGAAGAGTCGTCCCCAGCCAATGAGACTCCAGTTGAGCAGCAATATGTTAGTTCTGCAGAAAGAAGAAATGGTACCTGTGGGATTGCCATCTACCCCTGCTAATCCAGCCATCTCCCTTGATAGCAGTGATGCACAA gaaaGAATTGTTAAAGTTATTAGACAAGAACCTGGTGGTTTAGGTTTAAGCATCAAG gGTGGTGCAGAAAATAAGCTGCCAATTCTTATTTCTAGGATATTTAAGGATCAAGCTG CTGATCAAACTGGGGATCTTTTTGTCGGGGATGCAATTTTAATG GTTAATGACATCAGtcttgaaaatgtaaagcatgaTGATGCTGTGAATGTTTTGAGAACCGCTGGAGATGAAGTAACATTGCGGGTGAAGCATTGCAGAGCTGCTCTTCCTTTTTTAGCAAAAACTT TTCAAAGACCTAAGGAAAGACCAGTTTCAGGTGAGGATCCAACCTACAAGCTGAAAGATGAAGATGACTGGAAAGTG GGTCAGAAAAGCCCAAAAACACCACAAGGAGCTTCAAAAATGGAAAGAAGATGGGTTGATGTGATGACAATTCATTTGTTAATGGCCTATTTGACTAGATATATGCTAGATACAGATAAGTTAAG aCCCAATGCCTTTGAGATACGAAGTCAGGAAGGTAAACCTTCAGCTGTAGTGCATTGTGATGACGCTAATATGTTATCAGAATGGATAAAacatatttctacaaatattttgcaGCTGACAGCACAACAa ATAAAGACCTTTAATGAATCTTTACCTCAACCTGATCag ATTCTGTACATGGGTTGGGTAAGTGAAGGGGCGTCAGCCCCTCAGCCTTGGTACAAATGGCAACCCCGCTTCCTAGCTCTGAAAGGAGCAGAATTGTATATATTTGACACACCTCCT aGCAATGTACAGTCACTTTCTAGTTGTCCTAATGTGTTCAAAGTTTATCAAGccatgttgaaaattttaaag GATACTGAGCTCTTAGATGAGCGGCAACATTGTTTCATGCTTCACACTGGAGTATCGGACACTCATTATATGTGTGCtgaaactaaaaatgaattactTAGGATAGAGAACGGGTGGCATAGAGCTACCTATAATGCAGTTACTAGATTAGGg agTAAAACATTTTCTGTTCTATATAAAAGTAAAACCGGTGGCTTAACATTAGATTGGAATATGGGCTTTGCCTTGTATGATACTGAATCAAAG tgcTATGCATGGAGGTATAAATTTTCTCAATTGAAAGGATCATCAGATGATGGTAAAACCAAATTAACTCTAAATTTCCAAGAtcctgaaaagaaagaaatcgaaTCAGAA GAAGTTGAATGCCAAGTGCTCTCTTCTCTTCTATATTGCATGCATGCATTTCTAACGGCAAAAGTCGCATCTGTTGATCCTGCTTTTTTGCGCACTACTTGA